In Pristis pectinata isolate sPriPec2 chromosome 2, sPriPec2.1.pri, whole genome shotgun sequence, the sequence CCATGACAATATTGCACTTGCTATGAACAGTGGAGTTAGTGCCAAGATAACAGCTGAAAGGAAACCATAAGGGTCTtttgcagcccattccacaatGTACTCTGCCCAACTTCTTATGTCCAACATTTTTGTTGACACCAAGACCtatgaaagtaaaaatactacaaTTACTCATTTTGCAACATCCCTCATGTGCTTTTTGAAATAATCCTTCATTCATACTGCCCTCAGTCAAAAAATTGAAACAGATTAACTCATGAATATTTTCAAGTGTGTTATTTATACTGTTCCTTCAAAGTAGTAGTGCAGAGTGGTAAGGGAAGAATCTGCAAAACACTATTTGCTGCCTCCGCCTGCTGATTCTGAGAAATTGCTGTACAACTATCAACTCAAACTAAGGATTGCTATATCTGCTAAACCATTCCAAGTGCTTATTCTTCCAATTAAGCATAAAGGTCTTCCTTCCAGGAATGAAACTCATTACCCTAAAAGTGACTTCAATAAAAGAGGCTGATATGCAGACTATACCGAAAATCTGTGGTAGAAGAAAACACAAAACAGAATCAAGGCAAGACTTCATTCTATTCATTTTAATCTGCAATAGCAGACAAATTGTaaatgatctgcatctccctgttgccagtcacttcaactccccctcccacactatcgcaggtatgtcagtcctcagcctcctccactgccagaattccaagcgcaaactggaggaacagcacctcattttccgtcttggaaccttgcagcctaacagcatgaacattgaattctcccacaccaagtaatccccacccctatCCCCcgcaaccaccacccccccaccaagcttcttctcttcttccctttcctagcctctctcttttttttcctttctctccttacctttggcccatcccccagtggatctgctctcccctcctcccccgcacctgcctatcactacctcttacctgcatctacctatcaccaccttgagcccaccccacctcccctcttttgtccaactatcattgctctgcttttccctcttctacATGggacttcccctttccctatcttcagtcctgaagaagggtcctgacccaaatcgttgaccgcctgcttttctccacggatgctgcctggcctgctgagttcctccagcatcattgtgtttttcattcaaattgTAAATGACTGTTTAGCCAGTGTTCTGTTGACTTCGGGTTTTAAGGACCTCACACAATGACACATCAGAAGTAGAACACTTACAATATTTTAATACTTCTGTGAAATGTACTGTCATCTCCTTAAGTTGTGAGGATGATATTACaagaaaactaaaaataaagGATTGCCAAGGGCTATAACCTAAACCATCCATGTGGAATTCCTTTACAAGGGTTTTATGGACCAGCTAAACATTTTGCAACAGTTTTTCAGAGACTTCATATCTAGTATTAATCAAACACTTTTTATGAGTCAGTAAACCTATACCACAGATACtgactaattttgttttattcactgtTACATTTTATCAGTTAAATCTGTAAACCAATGTCTACCAAGCCAGTAATACTGTCAATGTTTTGTTTCTGGAAGCTATCTATAATGTGAACCAAATCTACTGATTGTTTGATAATATCCAGCTTTGACTTGGCATCTCCATTAATACTATTCACCAGCATTTGCACTCAGTCATACGAATACTTGCTAAAATTTGAAGCAACACTGCATCAAACAGCATGACTTGTACACTGAAAATCCTCAGCTTTTATTTCAATAAAAGATTAGAAGAAACTGTCTTTTATATGTCTAAATAGATTGTTGAAGTAAATTTTATGACCTAGACCAGTTATTTAagaaaattgaaactgaaaatatGAAAACAGTATTCAACTTTTACTCAATTATTTTCAAGTAAATCGTAAGATTGTAAAGAAATGAAGGTCCTCCAGTACCCAGTTTGAAGATACCCAATTAGTTCAACTCCCCTGCTCTCGGtccaaaattgtacaaaatttgtGGCTTTCTTTGGACTTGAAACTGACTGGATCATCACCCTGTTCTGTACAGGAACAACTATTTAAAGAACTGCCTTTTTGCCCCATAAAGTTAACATCCTCAATTACAAAGAGTagagaaaacatttttattcCAATCAACCTAGTTTActcatattttgtacatctcctaAACCTTCCTAACAGTCCTACTTTGTGCTCTCACAACAAAAGCAGACATTTGTCTTAATTCAAGCAGTCTATCAGTTGTTATTTTCCCTGTGATAAGCTGCTTAGTTactttgagctgtgcttagtggAGAGCAGATCATGCATCAGCTTTTCCTCCCGTTGTGGTGGCATGTTTAGCTACCAAGAGCCATCCTGAGTGTGATCTACTTGGAGGCAATGTAGTCTGTGTCAGTTTTAAACCCCTTTGAGAAAAGATGTTCAACACCAAGAATTAACCCAGGTGGCATCCATCTGAGAAATGACAAAACATATTGTTATTGGATTAGGATACCAACTCAACCTATTTTAAAGGTAATCCTCAGTCTACCAAACTGACAACTGCTTTCATTCTCATTCAAATAACATGTAGTAACCAGAGGCAAAGGACTATATGTCAATCAGGTGCTTTTATATATAAATAATCAGTGATTATTAAACTTAGCCTTTTTATAATTGACATTTTTATTGAGATAAACATTGATACAGTCCAGCTATGCATTTAGCTTGCTGACAATGTGGTAATAAAACAATGAAGCTTTCTTGTAAACTGCCAACTGTATTGAAACCATAAAATTTCTGCCAAGTATGATCTTAATGCAGATCAAAAAAATTCACACTCACTTTCCTCTTGTCAAAAGAAATAAATAGCAGCGAACAGGACACTACTCAAGTTAATGTTAtaacatttacatttattttattaactATATAAAAAAGTAATAAGAATACATCTATGTTGGAAAGTGATTTATGCACTTTTCTCTTTTAATGGTCTCTGTGGCAtaataaacaaagaaacaattttTACTTGcgaataaaattattaaaaagtaCATCTATCCTTGGATCAAagtatacattaaaaaaaatgcctgaATCCAACTATTTCAGGCACAAAAAAGTCACAATTTCACTTAAGTAAACTACATCCAATAAATTTGCTATCAATGAGCAATAATACTTAAAATCTTTACAGTTGATCTTTAAAGTTTCATTATTTTAGAAACCATTTAGTTTAAAAATCTCAAATCACTACAGCACCAATAGAGTTGCTGAACATCTTATAATTATTTGAGACTACAAAAACAAAGGAATCAATTATGCCTGTGAGACATACCTTCAGGTGCCATCCACTTTGCTACATTGCACTGCCCTTCAACCACtggttttcttttccttcaaagTTATTTTTTCATTACTGCCCTTTCAAAAACTATTCTGTCttctgcctccactaccgttTTGCCCAAAGATGCACAAGATAATTTGCCCAAATACTGCATTCTTTTTTGATAATCTCAAATTTAATACCTCTGGTTATCCAATCACCTACCAGTCAAAATAATTTTTCCCTAATTACCCTGTGAAAAGTCCAGAATTCTAAGACGTTTATCAGAGCTCATCTTAAGACACAAGAac encodes:
- the smim15 gene encoding small integral membrane protein 15 yields the protein MLDIRSWAEYIVEWAAKDPYGFLSAVILALTPLFIASAILSWKLAKMIEARDREQKKKQKRQENINKAKRPKKD